CCCATACATATGAAAACTCTTGGAATCGTGCagtttgaaagtaaaaaaaaaaaaaggattataaTCTAgaagtaacttttttttcttaagaaaatacTTCTAATtacaaaaactagaaaaaaaaaggactttcagataaatttataagaaaagatttttagatATCTAGAAGTCAAAAGTGATTACTGTATTGTGGAATATGGAAGTAAAAAAATGACTTCTAAATGTAATCCAAaactaaaaatgacttttagaTCATGCAatgtcaaatataattttttttttaacattcttCAATTTTTAGAAGTTACTTTTACCTTTTGGATTTTACACATAAgaaatcctttaaaaaaaatttaatcatttataacATTCCTATTTAAACATAGGGttttcttaattaagtttttgtattgtaaaatttttcaattaagtctctaaatgtgaaaaattgaatcaattaaaggTTTGTCGTTAGACAACGTTAAAATTGAGTGTGCATGGCAGGATGACATGGACCTGGTAGTGTAAGTCAACTAACATGGCAGtgtatgattaattaattgagttaaaattgatttacaaattaaattttattgaaataaaatgattcaaaaaagcaatgtttaaataaaaaatagttaacaaCACGTTTTAACTGAATGAagaactttttaattatttgggaaaatttgagaaattaagAGGGATTTGAATAAAACCCTTTGGAAGACTGGAATCCAAAATGAAACATGTGGCGAGAACAAaaagtttatgatatttttgaaataaaaaaatattggaaaaGTGTAGAATattctagaataaaaaaaaaggcttaatatattctttggtcctcgtatttgtgtgaaaatctcagttcggtcctcaaattttgaactgtctcaattgggtcataatttttgtaaaaatgcacacattttaccccaaccgttaactgatctcaaacgacgttaagtttagcgaacgtggtatgctgacatgttggcttaatcccttattggtcctcgtatttgtgtgaaaatctcagttcggtccttaagtgttgaactgtctcaattgggtcataatttttgtaaaaatacacacattttaccccaatcgttaactgatctcaaacgacgttaagtttagctgacgtggtagccagaggacatgctgatgtgtattatttaattatatgaattaacttttaaaataaacagtgtttcacgtggcacaatgcctattgtttggtttgtttgaattagggattttattcatctctctgagaaACAGGGATTTTACATAGATTATCTCGTcgactcaaaaaataaagtcaccgttaactgatctcaaacgacgttaagtttagcggacgtggtatgctgacatgttagcttaatcccttcttggtcctcgtatttgtgtgaaaatctcagttcggtccttaagtgttgaactgtctcaattgggtcatgatttttgtaaaaatacacacattttaccccaatcgttaactgatctcaaacggcgttaagtttagctgacgtggtagccagaggacatgctgacgtgtattatttaattatatgaattattttttaaaataaacagtgtttcacgtggcacaatgcctattgtttggtttatttgaattagggattttattcatctctctaaGAAACAGGGATTTTACATAgattatctcgtcggctcaaaaaataaagtcaccggaaaactcgcgtaaccagtgcaatcagtctcacagccttttctgcaaatgaaccaactcggtaacctataggttcatcaccagcctttaagctatttattgcactgatagcagaagacaactgttgcacagtgagatcagttagcgattggggtaaaatgtgtgcattttttaaataattatgacccaattgagacagttcaaaacttgaggaccgaactaagattttcacacaaatacgaggaccaagaagggattaagccaacacatcagcataccacgtcagctaaacttaacgtcgtttgagatcagttaacagttggggtaaaatgtgtgcatttttacaaaaattatgacccaattgtgacagttcaaaacttgaggatcgaactgagattttcacacaaatacaagAAACAAGGGAgatattaagcctaaaaaaaaatactgaaagATATTAGAGGACTTGGGGTGGTAGAGAAAGTGACACCCAAgtactaaaaagtaaaaagtagaTAAGGGGAAATAGCCACGAATATAACTTGTAGTGTAGATTCAGATTCGGCCCATATTAATGGGCTTGGCCCACAGATTAGCCCAACAAGTGAGAAGATTGGCGCGAAAGTTTTCCCGCCAAACGGAGTTACCCTACAAAACAGCGGTTTGCAAGAATAAATTTACAAAGGAAAATAAGAGAAGAATCAACAACTGTGTAGAGTGGGAGAGAAAGAAGCATGGAACCAGGAAACCCTTCGTCGCCGGATCCCGAATCCCCAACCTCTCCTTCCGTTGGTTTCAACACCGACCAGATTCCTCACACCCACACCAGCCGAGCCTCCGAGGACGACGAGGCTTCCGTTGACCCCGACATCGTACGTGATGATCTAGAGGAACAACccgaggaagaggaagatggagAGGATCTCTTCAACGACAATTTCATGGAGTCagtctctttctttttattttttccttccaCAACGTTATTCTTTTTTGTACTTACAACTTTTCGCTGCTTGGGTGAATGAACAGTGACTATCGGAGAATGGATGAGGCTGACCAGTTCGAAGCTTTCGGGCTGGACAACTCCTTTGAAGACGACAGAGACTTTGATCAAATGATGGAGGATCGAAGGGCTGCGGAGATGGAAATGGACGCACGTGAGGGTCGCACTACGAATCGCAACAAGCTTCCTCAGCTTCTCCACGACCAAGGTAAATTGCTTGTAATTGGatgaaaattgtttctttgCTATACATCAAAGAGTTGAAATGTCGCAAGTTGATTTTATGAATTGAATTTAAGCTAGATTGTTATAAATGGGGCTAAAACAAATTTCTTACAATGAAATAGTCCAAAGCAACCCATTGCTCCccaaaatacattttcaacaTGCCAtagggagaaaagaaaactgatgtttttttttacatcaagAAGACTAATTGTATTACGCGTGAAATGGATATTCGTTTGGATGAGCAAGAGATTGAATATCAGTCTCGATCAAGCATGGGTTCCTGGTTGATAAACATACGATGCAAATGAATTTCCACTTATTATTGGTCTATTTCACAAACTTTATAAACTGAGGGACTAAATTAACCGTTATCTATTAGCCTTCTTAACTGTTTATTGTTAGCTGTAGAAAATATATGGTGTTGATTAGTGATTTCTATTTCAGATACGGATGATGACAGTCACAGGCCTTCTAAAAGGGCTCGAGCTGATTTCAGAGCTTCTTTACCGAGTGATGATGAACTGCAAAGTTCACCTGGAAGGTCACGAGGGCACTCAAGGGAGGATGCCCATATGACTGATCAAACCGAGGACGATCGAGATGATGTACTGTTTactttgagattttttttctttcattaatattCCGGAGTTTCGCACCATtgatttattttacaattaaccTGGGTACATGGAATGTAGGATGAATTTGATGACGGGTATGAGATGTATCAAGTTCAAGGAACACTCAGGGAGTGGGTTACAAGAGATGAAGTGCGCCGCTTCATAGCCAGGAAATTCAAGGACTTCTTACTTACGTATGTTAATCCGAAGAATGAACACCGGGACAAGGAATATGTGTGGTTGATAAATGATATGGTGTCAGGTAATATATTTTCTACAGTGTTTATGTATTGTACTTGGGTTAGCGAGATATGTCATTTTTACATGAGTTTAGTCATCGTTTCTATTATGCAGCTAGTAAGTGCAGTTTGGAGATTGATTATAAACAATTTATCTATGTTCATCCCAACATCGCTATTTGGCTGGCTGATGCGCCTCAGTCTGTCTTAGAAGTAATGGAAGATGTTACCAAGAGCGTTGTCTTTGATTTGCACCCAAATTACAGAAATATACACCAAAAGATTTACGTACGCATTACCAACTTGCCAGTTTACGATCAGATTCGAAATATAAGGtagcataaaaaataaactgaCGTTTTACTTCattctcatatattttttttcacttggaAAAACTTTGAATTGGCTTCGATGGAGCAGACAAATCCACCTGAATACAATGATCCGAATTGGGGGAGTAGTAACTAGGCGCTCCGGAGTTTTTCCCCAGTTGCAGCAGGTGAAGTATGACTGTAACAAATGTGGGGCAATTTTGGGGCCCTTTTTCCAGAATTCCTATTCAGAGGTGAAAGTTGGATCCTGTCCTGAGTGCCAATCAAAAGGACCCTTCACTGTCAACGTTGAACAGGTACATACTTTCTGTATCCAAATTAGGAAAAGGATGAGAGTGAGGATGTCTAAATTAAATCTTTGAATGCTCATATCCTGCGGAATACTGATCTTCATTTCGATTGGACCAAATGGTTACTAGATGGTTAACCCCTGATATGTTGCAAAATAATTTCACGTTCGTTAAATTTGAAAGACAAGAGGATAAATAagcttatttttccttttcgcGCTTGTTGTAGACAATTTATAGGAACTTTCAGAAGCTTACACTCCAAGAAAGTCCAGGAATAGTTCCTGCAGGTCGACTTCCAAGATACAAGGAAGTGATATTATTGAATGATCTTATTGACTGCGCTCGGCCTGGCGAAGAGATTGTATCATCTTTTACCTGGACTCTGCTTATTCTGGTCTTGGTTGTTATAGGAtgattcttataaatttttttgtgcTGTGTTTCTTCAGGAGGTCACTGGTGTTTATACCAATAATTTTGACTTATCCCTAAACACAAAAAATGGGTTTCCAGTATTTGCCACTGTTGTTGAGGCAAATTATGTTACAAAAAAGCAAGACCTGTTTTCTGCTTACAAACTTACACAGGAAGACATAGCAGACATTGAAAATTTGGCCAAAGACCCTCGAATCGGAGAAAGGGTATGTACCTGAGAGAGATTATTTGTTTGTGCCTCTTTTTCAGTTGGAATATTGTTCCATAATGTGTCGCCAATTGATTTAATTTCAGATTATGAAGTCCATTGCTCCATCAATCTATGGTCACGATGACATAAAAACTGCAATCGCTTTAGCTATGTTTGGAGGtcaagaaaaaaatgttgaaggAAAGCATCGGCTTCGAGGAGACATAAATGTTCTTCTTCTGGGTGATCCAGGAACAGCGAAGTCTCAATTTCTCAAGTATAATTTATCAAGTTTATTTGGTTGATGTCTTTCTACTGGTAACTGTGTTCAATAAATTAACGTTTCAAAATATACTTCAAGGTACGTTGAAAAAACTGGACAGAGAGCTGTTTACACTACTGGCAAAGGGGCTTCAGCTGTGGGTCTCACAGCTGCTGTTCACAGGGATCCAATCACACGGGAGTGGACTCTTGAGGGAGGAGCCCTTGTTCTAGCCGACAGAGGAATTTGTCTTATTGACGAGTTTGACAAAATGAATGACCAAGATAGGTTAGGAAATAGTCTCTTACAATTgcttgaaattttttaatttcattattaatcTGCACCCTCACGAACTATCCTTGACAGACTAAGTTATGTATTTGTTACCAGGGTGAGTATCCATGAAGCCATGGAGCAGCAGAGTATTAGCATATCAAAAGCTGGAATTGTTACATCTCTTCAGGCACGCTGTTCTGTAATTGCTGCAGCGAATCCTGTTGGAGGAAGGTAAGCAAATATTTTATGGTTGCTTCCACCTGGCTCAGAGTTTGTGCTGTTCATCAGGCTAATGTTCCAACTTCTATCTCATACTGTTTGAAAGATATTGGATGTACTACGAGTATTGCAAGGTTCTGTTCCATTTTTCAAGTATCTAAACATAGTATTAACTTTTGCTTTTTTTCATTTGCAGATATGATTCCTCGAAAACATTCTCTCAGAATGTTGAATTGACAGATCCTATTATTTCTCGTTTTGATGTCCTCTGCGTTGTGAaggttatatttaaattcactGCTTCTTTCTCTACCTCCTCGTTTGAACGTATTTATTGAGGGCGTTCTTCATTTTACAGGATGTTGTTGATCCCGTCACTGATGAAATGCTTGCAACTTTTGTCGTCGACAGTCACTTCAAGTCACAACCCAAGGGTGCTAACCAAGGTGATAAGTCCTTTAGTGAGTCCCAAGATGTCAACGCATCCGCTGTGCCAGCTGATCCAGAGGTCTTTCCCAAGAACCTGCCTGTGTTTTGTATCTTTAAGGGAAACTTCAATATGACTTCTGTGTCTTGACTTTTGAGAGTTATTTGGCTTTCTTGCAGATACTTTCTCAAGAACTACTGAAGAAGTACATTACATATGCGAAGTTGAATATTTTTCCAAGGTTACAGGATGCGGATATGGATAAACTGTCTCATGTATATGCGGAATTGCGGAGGGAATCTTCTGTAATACCCTGTCTTAAACTGTTTTTCCAACCTAGATTGTAGCTGTTGTTTGTATTCTATTCGTTGACATGCTTCTCTTGTTTTCTTGTATAGCACGGACAAGGAGTCCCTATCGCCGTAAGGCACATCGAATCCATGATACGGATGTCTGAAGCTCACGCCAGAATGCATCTCAGACAACATGTTACACAAGAGGATGTGGACATGGCAATTCGTGTTCTACTTGAATCATTCATTTCCACACAGAAGTTTGGGGTTCAGAAGGCTCTTCAAAAGGTATAAAGAAATATTCTGAATCTACTTTGGAATTGTCCTAAATCCTTATATTCCGTGGCATCATATTTTGTTACGAATGAATTTTCAACTTTTagccttttcttttatattcgTACTAGTACCaatttgcaattatttttcaatttgaaatgaattgaaTTTGTACTGAACAAATATAACCTTGAGCCCTCCCCTTAAAGAATGTGTTTGCTTTTCCCCAGAGCTTTAGAAAGTACATGACTTTCAAGAAGGACTATAATGAACTGCTGCTTTATATTCTGCGCGAGCTTGTAAAGAATGCTCTGCATTTCGAAGAAATTGTCACCGGGTCTACTTCAGGGTTAACTTACGTAGATGTTAAAGTAGATGATCTGTACAATAAGGTAAAGAAAATTTGTCCTTTGAGTATTGTTACCAACGGCAGTAATCAATGATTTGACTTTATTTGACATTGCGCAGGCTCAAGAGCATGACATCTACGATCTCAAACCATTCTTCAATAGCAGCCAGTTTTCAAGGGCCAATTTTGTGTTGGATGAAGAACGGAAAGTGATCAGGCATCGCCTTGTTTGAatatttgatcatttttaacCATTGAATGAGCAGTAACTTGTGCAATGTTAACTCGCCGTTATAATCACTGGTGTTGCTAAAAGCTTTATAGTTAAAGATTATTTAACTGTTGTTAGTTGGGTGAGGTCAATTCCCAATACCAAACCGCCAAGACCGGCGAGAAGAAGGGCAGTCATTACTCTTCATACGCCGCTCACtgcacaaatttataatttcaatcCATCTCATCATTTTCAAACCTCTATTTTCCATTTCGATacatttaaatttcttattctTTATAATGTTCAGAAATGCTCTCCATTCCCTTTAGCCAGTGAATGTTACATTTGActctttatttgtatttcttcCAAACAACACAATAAAGggccaaataaaaataagtatttctCATCAAAACACTTCACTTTTCACTTGGGAAAGGAAcctctttattaaaaaataaaatattttaatgtttgagaTGAAAACTAATtacaatgaatatatatttaattcttttgaacTTGAGAAACAAATGCAACCATTAAAAAAGGTTCCTCGGTAGTATATTGTGCAGGCAAACAGTTGTTGAAATGTTTGTAAAAGGTACAGACTTTAATAAAATAGACAGAAAACAGCACGTGCTTCAGACAAGCTTGGACTCGgttaacatttaaaatagaaaacaaagaagaagaagaagaataagctaaagagaaaaagatgaagTAAAGAAGAGCAACCTTTTACACACTTGGGCAGATTTGAGATTCCCGGCATGAGGAGTGACCAAAGTTagataacaataacaataacaaacagtggatttttttttttcttaaattttttatttcttagttttaagtaaaaattaaaattatttttttaaaatttgtgtaaatttgttttcattaaatttatttaaggtttttaaatgtatttattaattaatatgaaaaatatatattaaatgatgtAACTCActcaaatatattatgaataatatatttaaaatgttaaataaatttaacaaaatttaattaaaaaaaattaaatttatatatctttaaaattgaataaataaattatatcaaaattttgaagataaactaattttaaatttcatttaaaattaatgaatcaaaatatatttatttattttcatctgaAAGAATAAATTTTCAACGACACTTCCAAACTTTTTTTAAGTTATGCTTTGTGTTACTTCaacaattgattttatttttaattttttaattttttattcataaaacaaTAACTAGAGTAAATAATTAGATGGCTTAATGTGGGATGGATATTTGTCAAGTTTTAAGAAATACCATTCTATcgtaactttaaaatatattgattttaatgtattaaaaattataatatattttaaaatatcaatcaatatatatatatatatatatatatatatatattgtgtgaCATCCCATAAATTATAtggtacaatataatataacaggatattatcattataatatgaCAGAGCAGTATGAAGatatatttagaaattataatcagtacagtcatccaaaatgagCTGTAAACTTAAAACTTTACATACAAAGGAAGTCTCTCNTAATAGTATAAAAATGTCTAACATAAAACCTGGAAAAGTAAATACTACAACAGGATTATAAAGtctctcaaaatatatatagatctAAGGACAGTAATCAGAAACTAAGtaaatacaaataaactaaaacgTTCCTCAAAATATAGTAAAGGGATCTAATAAAAAGGGTCCTAAGAGGTAGTGGTTGGATCCTCTGTCTCCAAAGCTTGCTTTAGGGAAACATCCTTTgactctgctcacatccaaaggattggatgatcatcgcaagggggagggcaagcacatacaacaaacacaatgcaagggtaagctagtatAAAAAAGCATGTTATAAATCAAGTATATCAAGcatgtaatgacaataatacaacacaaactataactgaatgcattttattgataccaaggacagaccacgtgatttgattgtccggactagtatgaaatgtcgagttccaggggtttgtgcacttgtggtggccctactgctttgcaaagccattgccgaggggtttcacccgaccacacacaagtgtaagtccaaccaaactcatcttggcccatataaaatggagacacccaagactaggacctcctcctattctcaccacataactcatcactctctaattgagcatggatggtcattagaatgtcaaggtaaaccccatcctgaactccgaccattcatacggtcaatcacaacaactacagggcaccaccatgtaacctcccttgaggatcatggaattacgtccaataaccatacttttaaattttgacacACCACTCATGATTTTCAACGTTCATACACTTGTACATAATTATACACTGTTATTTGAATCTATAcaagataatatataattcatacataCTCCAACATTACATACTTTTGCAGAAAGAccacttattaacacaaatttctttataacctttaattaccaatacttaagtaattcaaatggCTTGGAGACCCTTACCAATggatccggaagggtcaaaaacccccagaacgacctaaagaacgtccacccaaaacgtcaaaaacataaaaatactcATCCTGTCGCAGAAAATTCGCTGAGCGAAAATCCTGCTGTTCGCTGAGCGAATTTCTGCTGGAAAACCCAATTAATTTTGGGTTCTCGTTGTGCGAGAACCCTCGCTCAGCGATTCTGCACTTCTGCAGATTCCCAATTCTGCAGATTTGCAGAACTCAACCCTTCCTATTTTGTTTTAGGCACTTAGATGAACTTCCAATGATCTTAACTCGACCTATATGATGATTGAAACTTGCTCATGTGGTCCTAACCCTTCCTAATACAATTTCTTAACTGTTATGCATTAATTCCCTTcctaaaacttcaatttcatgAACTAANNAAGCTAAATCTAATTTTACTAATTACAAGTCACTTTGAACCAGTTAATCTGTCCCTATAAGTCATATATGACTTACCTAATTGTACTAAACTGACCAAAACAACATACAATCACAGAGTCAAATTCTTNCTACTCTAGTTCCTTAAATTTAGCCTAAATTGTCTAATTCACCTAGCTTTCTACCTATGAATGCATACAACATAATTTAACTCATTCCATCAATTCcaattcaacatttttttatcatataaaaccAGATCATAAGTAATCACTTTCAAGATTAAATCCATAAATCAACAGTACAATGCCTCATACCCTCGTTTCACCCAAATTCATCCTAAGACAGTATAATTGATCAAGAACTTTCATGTTACCACTGTTTCACAGATTTCAAACAACATTTATAGCACATGCAGATTCAAATGGATAAGACAAAACATGAatttctagcttcccttacctggacAATTTAACTCTTCAACCTCTGAACAGGATCAACAACACTTGAGACGCAAATGAGAGTTTTTCTAAGATTAcctaaaatcaagaaaattagAGGTAGAAGAGGGTTTTAGAACCCATTATGAGCTATAAATTTGGGGAAAACAACAAATTGAGCTACATGCAACAAAGTTGTTTACATGATCACAGCTCAGAgatgaaagaaaggaagaggaatGCTTACCAGATGGAAGTACCACATTGTTTGGTGGAATTCAAAACTCACAACACCAGGATTTTCTCAAGCTCCTCCtcattttgaaagaaatgattCTGTGAGGAAAGTCTAGAGAGATTGGAAAAATTGAAGAACAAGATTTTCAGAGAGAGAGCCTGTTTAAGAAAATGGGTTCTTACATATTGAAACAAATTATTAGCATAACTTATATATTGGTTTATAAATGAACTAtttttggactttttttttgtgtgtgtggtGTGGAAAATGGTAATTAGATTTGAGTGTTTATCATTAATTTAGTATGTTATTCTGTTTCGTCATCAATTATttgtgataaaattatttttttatttttctttctattctttttttatagctttgaaatttgaaatgaaaaagttTCTATATCTTAAATGGGGAAGATATAAATAACAACGatcagataaaaaatatattaaaatattttaaaagaatattataatacatataatataatataaataaatataaattaattataattttaattaaatttaaattaataaaatataaattatattttaattttaatttttattgaatattatgatacttaaatttaacttatttataaataaatattaaaatattttttattcattatttataaataataaatactcacaaatattaatatctttttaaaaaatagataatcatgcattaagattaaaaatgaattaggatgcgatatatattttgttcatgTGATAAATGTATAagaatgttttttatatatcctccaatataaaagtataatttccAATTATACAGTTTAAActgaatttctattttataaaaataataatttttgaacTCAGAAATAGGATGGCACGAAATCTAGCTggcaaaacaaagaaaatgacaaGACACAACAGTGCTTGTAGGCATTGATGTTTACTGTTAAATAAATGTCAGAAATGAGACTTTGTATTTAATGTCTTTGTCGATACCCAATCAGTACATAGTGCA
This genomic stretch from Vigna radiata var. radiata cultivar VC1973A chromosome 7, Vradiata_ver6, whole genome shotgun sequence harbors:
- the LOC106768396 gene encoding DNA replication licensing factor MCM2 — protein: MEPGNPSSPDPESPTSPSVGFNTDQIPHTHTSRASEDDEASVDPDIVRDDLEEQPEEEEDGEDLFNDNFMDDYRRMDEADQFEAFGLDNSFEDDRDFDQMMEDRRAAEMEMDAREGRTTNRNKLPQLLHDQDTDDDSHRPSKRARADFRASLPSDDELQSSPGRSRGHSREDAHMTDQTEDDRDDDEFDDGYEMYQVQGTLREWVTRDEVRRFIARKFKDFLLTYVNPKNEHRDKEYVWLINDMVSASKCSLEIDYKQFIYVHPNIAIWLADAPQSVLEVMEDVTKSVVFDLHPNYRNIHQKIYVRITNLPVYDQIRNIRQIHLNTMIRIGGVVTRRSGVFPQLQQVKYDCNKCGAILGPFFQNSYSEVKVGSCPECQSKGPFTVNVEQTIYRNFQKLTLQESPGIVPAGRLPRYKEVILLNDLIDCARPGEEIEVTGVYTNNFDLSLNTKNGFPVFATVVEANYVTKKQDLFSAYKLTQEDIADIENLAKDPRIGERIMKSIAPSIYGHDDIKTAIALAMFGGQEKNVEGKHRLRGDINVLLLGDPGTAKSQFLKYVEKTGQRAVYTTGKGASAVGLTAAVHRDPITREWTLEGGALVLADRGICLIDEFDKMNDQDRVSIHEAMEQQSISISKAGIVTSLQARCSVIAAANPVGGRYDSSKTFSQNVELTDPIISRFDVLCVVKDVVDPVTDEMLATFVVDSHFKSQPKGANQGDKSFSESQDVNASAVPADPEILSQELLKKYITYAKLNIFPRLQDADMDKLSHVYAELRRESSHGQGVPIAVRHIESMIRMSEAHARMHLRQHVTQEDVDMAIRVLLESFISTQKFGVQKALQKSFRKYMTFKKDYNELLLYILRELVKNALHFEEIVTGSTSGLTYVDVKVDDLYNKAQEHDIYDLKPFFNSSQFSRANFVLDEERKVIRHRLV